From a region of the Paenibacillus sp. FSL R10-2734 genome:
- a CDS encoding response regulator: MLRAIIVDDEELSVKRLKRILSQSGEIEVNDTFLDPTEAYEFVKGNSIDVAFLDISMPDTNGMKLSALLHELDESIDVVFVTGYDEYALQAFELSAVDYLLKPVTAQRLTKTLEKIKKMNRGVTVQPVIEVLLFNGLKIYRRTQDREPIKLRSPKTEELFAFLISKGTVSREEIIDTLWSGLEPEKALKNLNSTLYYIRKAFGTSFIKANRTEISIEERSIYCDLYEFERLLKQNRQDLKRHSEWFNQVETLYAGTFLKGKAYDWASGKTRRLEQDFIGLLELAARSHMEQNERQQSLHYFERILKLDPLREDIHQEIIHLYIELGRMNEAYRRYGQLEETLQQELGTSPDPKLKALIMKMMN; this comes from the coding sequence ATGCTGCGAGCCATTATCGTTGATGATGAAGAATTATCAGTAAAGCGCTTAAAAAGGATATTATCTCAGAGTGGAGAAATTGAAGTAAACGATACTTTTCTGGATCCTACGGAAGCCTATGAATTTGTGAAGGGGAATTCGATTGATGTAGCTTTTTTGGACATTTCTATGCCTGACACGAATGGAATGAAGCTTTCCGCTCTTTTGCATGAACTAGATGAATCGATTGATGTGGTTTTTGTTACAGGGTATGACGAATACGCACTGCAAGCCTTCGAATTGAGTGCTGTGGATTATCTGCTGAAGCCTGTAACTGCACAGCGTTTAACTAAAACTTTGGAAAAGATCAAAAAAATGAACAGAGGTGTGACGGTTCAGCCTGTCATAGAAGTTCTCTTATTTAATGGACTAAAGATTTACCGCCGTACGCAAGACAGAGAGCCCATCAAGTTAAGAAGCCCAAAGACTGAGGAATTGTTTGCCTTCTTGATTAGTAAAGGAACGGTTAGCAGGGAAGAAATTATCGACACGTTATGGAGCGGACTGGAACCTGAAAAAGCACTGAAGAATCTGAACTCTACCCTGTACTATATCCGGAAAGCATTCGGTACTAGCTTTATAAAAGCTAACAGAACCGAAATTAGTATAGAGGAACGCAGTATTTATTGTGATTTGTATGAGTTTGAGCGACTACTGAAGCAAAATAGACAAGATTTAAAAAGACATTCAGAATGGTTCAATCAAGTAGAAACCTTGTATGCGGGGACCTTTCTCAAAGGAAAAGCGTACGATTGGGCCAGTGGGAAGACACGTCGTCTTGAACAGGATTTTATTGGACTACTGGAGCTAGCTGCTAGATCTCACATGGAGCAGAACGAGCGTCAGCAATCGTTGCATTACTTTGAGAGAATATTGAAATTAGATCCCTTGAGAGAAGATATCCATCAGGAAATCATCCATTTGTATATTGAACTTGGACGGATGAATGAAGCTTATCGGCGATATGGGCAATTAGAAGAGACCCTTCAACAGGAGCTTGGAACTTCACCTGATCCTAAGCTCAAAGCTTTGATTATGAAGATGATGAACTAG
- a CDS encoding S-layer homology domain-containing protein yields MKPSFMKIGISISLAAGVVVQGLGPIQTQIVSAKASFGWIENIPAVITSINEDDTSNAGVVVSSLLSGKVLDPEFTGVAIVYFDNTNGAWQYYNTQGNIWYNIEPVSNTKAFLLLKSEKIRFVPAKDWNGTASIEFKLWDTTASGYQNYQKNANTTAAAFNQDPGTATITVTPVNDVPYLTELNGGDYLSFDGNDDYVTFPDQGLYGNSFTVEGSLKVNGFNTWMRFFESSIGEQNHNLFVGFEGAKMHFIAYTNKGDIKVTEDFPISKWVHVAIVYDHTQKKGRIYWDGVLKAEGAMDLSTVGNKPRPNNWLGKSTWAQDGDYNGGMRDVRFWSKAKTQSDIVREMNVSLTGSEPNLALNYKLANKADGIVAINTPAGLGKNGTITGASWKQDTGFMGNTTTDKNKSVSRSFKVKDVDGDDLNVSATSSNTNLIPNTGLKVSGSGETRTIEITPAKNAFGSSVITVTVKDGTVSSTYTFNVQVNDVGDVLVSGVTLNKTSLSLIEGEAGDTLNAVIAPANATNKTVIWSSSDETVATVVNGVVTPVGVGNAIITATTTDGSYTANSAVTVSAPVVNVTGVKLDQDTLNLTAGEADALLVATIEPANATNTDVIWSSSDEAIATVVNGVVTPVGEGKATITVTTKDGSYTTSTTVNVAAPTPPIVIVTGVTLDQTTLDLTVGEGKETLQATVAPADATNKGVNWSSSDETVAKVVYGVVTPISVGTAIITVTTKDGSYTASTTVHVKAPVKPITVPGAPTSITPNAENGQAIITFTPPVNDGGSEITGYIVTANPGGLTVTGNGSPITISGLTNGTSYTFTVQAINKAGNSVSSAESNAVIPSASSGNDVVVPSQPTPSATPAPVVNEASILINGKAETVGTAANGKRNDQTLTTIALDQKKLEDKLAAEGKGALVSISSNRQSDVMIGELNGEMVKNMQGNQAVLEIKAGGATFTLPAGQINLDALSEQIGKSVALQDIKIQIEISTPTADEVKALEAAAQKGSFSLVSAPVNFTARGVYGDKSIELSQFNTHVKRTIAIPEGMDPNKITTGVYVDADGRVHHVPTKVVVIDGKYFATINSLSGGTYSVIWHPLEFSDVTDHWAKEAVNDMGSRLVIEGTGNGQFTPDQAITRAEFAAVVVRGLGLELDQAATSFADVKSTDWYKGAINTAFAYQLINGFEDGMFRPNDEITREQAMAIVAKAMRVTELKSKLSGESIDGLLTPYADAPDASNWAISGIIDCLQAGIIMGRSSDGLAPKDHMTRAEVAAIVKRLLQKSDLI; encoded by the coding sequence TTGAAGCCATCATTTATGAAAATAGGCATTAGTATTTCGTTAGCCGCAGGAGTTGTGGTGCAGGGTCTAGGTCCAATCCAGACTCAAATCGTTAGTGCGAAAGCGAGTTTTGGTTGGATCGAGAATATCCCAGCGGTGATAACGTCCATTAATGAGGATGATACTTCCAACGCAGGCGTTGTTGTGTCCAGTCTTTTGTCAGGAAAAGTATTAGATCCAGAATTCACGGGGGTTGCAATTGTATATTTTGATAATACCAATGGGGCCTGGCAATATTACAACACGCAGGGAAATATTTGGTATAATATCGAGCCGGTGTCGAACACTAAAGCTTTTCTGCTGCTGAAATCGGAGAAAATACGTTTTGTCCCAGCGAAAGACTGGAACGGAACAGCTTCCATTGAATTTAAGCTATGGGACACTACTGCAAGCGGCTATCAAAATTATCAAAAAAATGCGAATACCACAGCTGCCGCGTTCAACCAAGATCCAGGCACTGCCACAATTACCGTAACCCCAGTGAACGATGTACCTTATCTGACAGAATTAAATGGCGGGGATTATCTTAGCTTTGACGGCAATGACGATTATGTGACATTCCCGGATCAAGGGCTATACGGGAATTCTTTTACAGTTGAAGGATCTTTGAAGGTAAATGGTTTTAATACATGGATGAGATTTTTCGAATCTTCAATCGGTGAGCAGAACCATAATCTCTTTGTTGGTTTTGAAGGTGCAAAAATGCATTTCATCGCTTACACCAATAAAGGAGATATAAAAGTTACTGAGGATTTCCCGATTTCTAAATGGGTGCATGTCGCGATTGTTTATGATCACACTCAGAAGAAGGGACGTATTTATTGGGATGGTGTCCTTAAAGCAGAAGGGGCTATGGATTTAAGCACGGTTGGAAACAAACCACGTCCGAACAACTGGCTCGGCAAAAGCACATGGGCTCAGGACGGTGATTATAACGGTGGAATGAGAGACGTGAGGTTCTGGAGTAAAGCCAAAACTCAGAGTGATATTGTTCGCGAAATGAATGTCAGCTTGACGGGTTCGGAGCCAAATTTAGCCTTGAACTATAAATTAGCAAATAAAGCAGATGGTATTGTAGCTATCAATACACCGGCTGGTCTAGGGAAGAATGGTACCATTACTGGTGCGAGCTGGAAGCAGGATACAGGCTTCATGGGAAATACTACAACGGATAAGAATAAATCCGTATCTCGCTCCTTTAAGGTTAAAGATGTGGATGGAGACGACCTTAATGTATCAGCAACTTCCTCCAATACTAACCTGATTCCGAATACTGGACTAAAAGTAAGTGGAAGTGGTGAAACGCGGACGATAGAAATAACACCAGCGAAAAATGCCTTCGGAAGCAGTGTCATTACTGTTACTGTAAAAGATGGCACCGTAAGTAGTACATACACCTTCAATGTACAAGTAAATGATGTCGGAGATGTCCTCGTATCGGGTGTGACTTTGAATAAGACATCACTTAGCTTAATAGAGGGAGAAGCAGGAGATACACTAAATGCAGTAATAGCACCTGCTAATGCTACGAACAAAACCGTGATCTGGAGCTCAAGCGATGAAACTGTGGCGACAGTTGTGAATGGAGTGGTAACTCCGGTTGGCGTAGGTAATGCCATTATTACAGCAACGACTACAGACGGAAGTTATACTGCGAATTCCGCCGTTACTGTGAGTGCTCCCGTTGTGAACGTAACTGGAGTGAAGCTTGATCAAGATACGCTCAATTTAACTGCTGGTGAAGCTGACGCGTTGCTGGTCGCGACGATCGAACCTGCGAATGCAACGAACACAGACGTGATCTGGAGCTCCAGCGATGAAGCCATCGCGACAGTAGTGAACGGTGTAGTAACTCCTGTTGGTGAGGGGAAAGCAACTATTACCGTTACGACTAAGGATGGTAGTTATACGACTTCAACGACAGTGAATGTGGCAGCACCTACGCCACCAATTGTTATCGTAACCGGAGTAACATTAGACCAGACCACACTGGATTTAACAGTGGGAGAAGGTAAGGAAACTCTGCAAGCAACAGTAGCACCTGCTGATGCGACGAATAAGGGAGTCAACTGGAGTTCCAGCGATGAAACTGTAGCTAAGGTGGTATACGGAGTGGTCACTCCGATTAGTGTGGGGACAGCAATTATCACTGTAACAACCAAAGATGGAAGTTATACGGCTTCAACGACAGTTCATGTTAAAGCTCCTGTGAAGCCAATTACAGTACCGGGTGCTCCAACATCCATTACTCCAAACGCAGAAAATGGTCAAGCGATTATCACCTTTACACCTCCGGTGAACGATGGGGGAAGCGAAATCACAGGATATATTGTAACGGCTAACCCGGGAGGGTTGACGGTTACGGGTAATGGAAGTCCGATTACTATCAGTGGTTTGACGAATGGTACAAGCTATACCTTCACGGTACAGGCAATCAATAAGGCTGGCAACAGTGTATCATCTGCGGAGTCAAACGCGGTCATCCCGAGCGCATCATCTGGTAACGATGTCGTTGTTCCTTCGCAACCAACTCCATCAGCAACGCCGGCACCAGTGGTAAATGAGGCTTCCATTCTAATCAACGGTAAAGCTGAAACCGTGGGAACTGCTGCGAATGGTAAACGAAATGATCAAACGTTAACCACTATTGCTTTAGATCAGAAGAAGCTGGAAGACAAGCTCGCCGCTGAAGGTAAAGGTGCGCTGGTTTCTATCTCTTCCAATCGACAATCTGATGTTATGATTGGCGAACTAAACGGTGAAATGGTTAAAAATATGCAGGGGAATCAAGCAGTACTTGAAATTAAAGCCGGAGGTGCGACATTTACACTACCTGCTGGGCAGATTAACTTAGACGCCTTATCCGAGCAGATCGGCAAGTCTGTTGCTTTACAAGATATTAAGATACAGATTGAAATTAGTACACCTACAGCCGATGAAGTTAAAGCTTTAGAAGCTGCTGCTCAAAAAGGATCATTTTCATTGGTTAGCGCACCCGTTAATTTTACGGCTAGAGGAGTTTATGGCGATAAGAGCATTGAGCTTTCTCAATTCAATACGCATGTAAAACGTACCATTGCTATTCCTGAGGGAATGGATCCGAACAAGATCACAACTGGAGTATACGTTGATGCTGATGGAAGAGTACACCATGTACCTACTAAAGTAGTTGTTATTGACGGTAAATACTTTGCTACCATCAACAGCCTTAGTGGCGGTACTTATTCTGTAATCTGGCATCCACTTGAATTTAGCGATGTTACTGATCACTGGGCCAAAGAGGCAGTGAATGATATGGGTTCCCGATTAGTCATCGAGGGAACTGGCAATGGCCAATTTACTCCTGACCAAGCCATTACCCGTGCAGAGTTTGCGGCAGTTGTTGTACGTGGTCTCGGACTTGAATTGGATCAAGCTGCAACATCTTTTGCGGATGTGAAATCTACGGATTGGTACAAGGGTGCAATCAACACGGCATTTGCATATCAATTAATCAATGGATTTGAAGATGGTATGTTCCGTCCAAATGACGAAATTACTCGTGAACAAGCGATGGCTATCGTTGCCAAAGCGATGAGAGTGACTGAATTGAAATCTAAGCTTTCTGGTGAATCCATTGACGGATTGTTAACCCCATATGCAGATGCTCCTGATGCGTCTAACTGGGCGATTAGCGGAATTATTGACTGCTTACAGGCAGGAATTATCATGGGAAGAAGCAGTGATGGGCTTGCTCCAAAGGATCATATGACCAGAGCAGAGGTTGCAGCGATCGTTAAGCGGCTACTTCAAAAGTCTGATTTAATTTAA
- a CDS encoding ankyrin repeat domain-containing protein encodes MELRQSINEVFQAAQQGDAARLQEILEFHPALANTENKEGLTPLGYAAHFGKEAAVQVLLDFGADIDAVSHSKISFIPSNTALHAAIAGERDMNLIQLLLKKGAHTNIFDSDGHTALHSAAFHADNVELIRLLIEHGADIHAKIEDSESVLAVAIQQGNHKVKEFLIEKGAI; translated from the coding sequence ATGGAATTACGGCAAAGCATTAATGAAGTTTTTCAGGCGGCACAACAAGGCGATGCTGCACGGCTGCAAGAAATTCTAGAATTCCATCCGGCTCTAGCAAATACAGAAAATAAAGAGGGACTTACACCTTTGGGATATGCAGCACATTTTGGTAAAGAGGCGGCGGTACAGGTTTTATTAGACTTCGGAGCTGACATTGATGCGGTATCCCATTCCAAGATTAGTTTCATTCCTTCCAATACTGCACTTCATGCTGCTATTGCTGGGGAGCGGGATATGAATCTTATCCAACTATTATTGAAAAAGGGAGCTCACACTAATATTTTTGACAGTGATGGACATACTGCGTTGCATTCGGCAGCTTTTCATGCTGATAATGTAGAGTTGATCCGTTTGTTAATCGAACATGGAGCTGACATCCATGCAAAAATTGAAGACAGTGAATCAGTATTAGCTGTAGCCATCCAACAAGGAAACCATAAGGTTAAGGAATTTCTTATTGAAAAAGGAGCAATTTAG
- a CDS encoding DUF4180 domain-containing protein encodes MQITINRKDNSAVTLISSEGVVIHNVNDALDLLANVKYQECDKMILRKEQITDDFFELKSGIAGEILQKYTTYQMRVAIVGDFTGYNSKSLNDFIYECNQGDKILFKRTEDEALTALHQS; translated from the coding sequence ATGCAAATCACAATAAACCGTAAAGATAATTCAGCAGTTACTTTGATCTCTAGTGAGGGTGTCGTAATCCATAATGTAAATGATGCATTGGATCTATTGGCAAACGTGAAATACCAAGAATGCGATAAAATGATTCTAAGAAAAGAACAAATCACGGATGATTTTTTTGAGTTAAAGTCGGGAATTGCTGGAGAGATTCTTCAGAAATATACAACCTATCAGATGCGAGTTGCTATTGTAGGGGATTTTACTGGCTATAATAGTAAAAGTCTGAATGATTTTATTTACGAATGTAATCAAGGTGATAAAATATTGTTCAAGCGTACAGAAGACGAGGCTTTGACAGCACTTCATCAAAGTTAA
- a CDS encoding DUF1801 domain-containing protein, whose translation MEGKTTYESIDDYISKFPPEIQEILSTIRKVIKEAAPEAKEKISYQMPTFELHGNLVHFAAFKNHIGFYPTPNGIDAFKEELSGYKGAKGSIQFPINQPMPYELISKIVKYRVAENIQKAENKRK comes from the coding sequence GTGGAAGGCAAAACTACGTATGAATCGATCGATGACTATATCTCCAAGTTTCCACCTGAGATTCAGGAGATTCTTAGTACAATAAGAAAAGTTATAAAAGAAGCGGCACCAGAAGCAAAGGAAAAAATTAGTTATCAGATGCCTACATTTGAGTTGCACGGAAATCTGGTGCATTTTGCTGCTTTCAAAAACCATATTGGATTTTATCCAACGCCTAATGGAATTGATGCTTTTAAGGAAGAATTGTCAGGCTATAAAGGAGCCAAAGGGTCCATTCAATTCCCTATTAATCAACCGATGCCCTATGAATTAATTAGTAAGATCGTGAAGTATAGAGTGGCTGAGAATATCCAAAAAGCAGAAAATAAGCGCAAGTAA
- a CDS encoding M3 family oligoendopeptidase: MKFDDYRYERPDVEKFKQDFNTLLKDLNDTSPLEVQKASITAINKLRNEFDTMQTLVSVRHSINTTDEFYKAEQDFMDEIGPVVQEYITDYYKALVHSKYRAEFEKEWGAQLLQLAEVSLRTFSPEIIEDLQLENKLSTEYSQLIASAKILFEGEERTLPQLAPFELSTDRDMRKSASEARFGFMSEHEAEFDRIYDELVKVRDRIAKKLGYSDFVQLGYDRMMRTDYNAEMVANFRKQVLEYIVPVSQQLKNRQTERLGLDELKYYDENFSFKTGNATPKGDPDWIVANGKKMYKELSPETDEFFNFMLDNNLVDLVSKKGKQGGGYCTYFSQYQAPFIFSNFNGTSGDIDVLTHEVGHAFQVYESRNINVPEYAFPTYEACEIHSMSMEFFAWPWMDLFFEEDADKYRFNHLSDSLQFIPYGVSVDEFQHFVYSNPEATPAERKQAWRDIEKKYLPHRNYEGNTYLEQGGFWHKQGHIFASPFYYIDYTLAQLCAFQFWKRSNEDFKTAWSDYLELCQAGGSKSFIKLVELAGLTSPFEDGCISSVIGDIEGWLNSINDKEL, translated from the coding sequence ATGAAATTTGATGATTACCGCTACGAGCGACCAGATGTAGAGAAATTCAAGCAAGACTTTAATACCCTGCTGAAAGATCTCAACGACACATCACCTTTAGAGGTACAAAAAGCTTCTATTACCGCCATCAACAAGCTTCGCAATGAGTTTGATACTATGCAGACATTGGTTAGCGTTCGCCATTCAATCAATACTACGGATGAATTTTACAAAGCGGAACAGGATTTCATGGACGAAATCGGACCTGTCGTTCAGGAATACATAACCGACTACTACAAGGCACTCGTACATTCCAAATATAGAGCCGAGTTTGAAAAGGAATGGGGTGCGCAGTTACTCCAGCTTGCTGAAGTTTCGCTGCGGACATTTAGTCCGGAAATCATTGAAGATTTACAATTGGAGAACAAACTTTCAACAGAATACTCCCAGCTTATTGCATCCGCCAAGATTCTTTTTGAAGGTGAAGAGCGTACACTGCCTCAACTCGCACCTTTCGAATTGTCTACAGACCGCGATATGCGTAAAAGTGCTTCAGAAGCTCGTTTTGGTTTTATGTCCGAACATGAGGCTGAGTTTGACCGCATCTATGACGAGCTAGTCAAGGTCCGTGACCGCATAGCTAAAAAGCTTGGATACAGCGACTTTGTTCAGCTTGGTTATGACCGAATGATGCGTACCGACTATAACGCTGAAATGGTTGCTAATTTCCGCAAACAAGTACTGGAATATATCGTACCTGTATCCCAGCAGCTTAAGAACCGTCAAACTGAGCGCCTGGGTCTCGATGAATTGAAATATTATGACGAGAACTTTAGCTTTAAGACCGGGAACGCTACCCCTAAAGGAGATCCAGACTGGATTGTAGCTAACGGTAAGAAGATGTACAAAGAACTCTCCCCTGAAACGGATGAATTCTTTAACTTTATGTTGGACAATAATCTGGTGGATTTAGTAAGCAAAAAAGGTAAACAAGGCGGCGGATATTGCACCTATTTCAGCCAATACCAAGCCCCTTTTATTTTCTCGAATTTCAACGGAACCTCTGGGGATATCGATGTCCTAACTCACGAAGTAGGCCATGCGTTTCAGGTTTATGAAAGCCGCAATATTAATGTGCCAGAATATGCTTTTCCAACCTATGAAGCATGTGAGATTCATTCCATGAGTATGGAATTTTTCGCTTGGCCGTGGATGGACTTGTTCTTTGAGGAAGATGCCGACAAATACCGCTTCAATCACTTGTCTGATAGTCTTCAGTTTATTCCTTACGGTGTTTCTGTCGATGAATTCCAACATTTTGTTTATAGCAACCCTGAAGCAACTCCTGCTGAACGCAAGCAGGCTTGGAGAGACATAGAGAAGAAATACTTACCGCACCGTAATTATGAAGGCAACACTTATCTGGAACAAGGTGGTTTCTGGCATAAACAAGGCCATATCTTCGCCTCGCCGTTCTACTACATTGACTACACACTAGCACAGCTATGTGCCTTCCAGTTCTGGAAACGTTCGAACGAAGATTTCAAAACCGCTTGGAGCGATTATTTGGAGCTATGCCAAGCTGGAGGAAGCAAGTCTTTTATCAAGCTGGTTGAGCTAGCTGGGCTGACTTCACCTTTTGAAGATGGCTGTATTAGCTCCGTTATTGGGGATATTGAAGGCTGGCTGAACAGCATTAATGATAAAGAGCTTTAA
- a CDS encoding GNAT family N-acetyltransferase, with amino-acid sequence MTNYNVSPMMDYSKEQISEIELLEEHCKQYEQINLRVGIEHLAKDHAYLCHHNERLIGLLSWYTSDGIEANINGMVHPDYRRQGVFHGLLYRAQQDMSSQSIRSLRYRVVTGSSSGEGFVQHIEASHSSSEYSMTFLKSPDREEQSPRIILRPEEATDFEFVSICFSAAFNETTEWTQEYLAHTQELSRVTYLAFRDNVPVGLIRTNDLGNGTAVIHDFCVLPSLQGQGLGRAILVHAVDLLLSIPFTHIRLGVVTNNEHALNLYLSVGFEITAEFHYYVVGIRYTNRRVSHFGHPSFLLTAIFHLIQSMNPYQKQLTQVYRKLLFRIYNRYYME; translated from the coding sequence ATGACAAATTATAATGTAAGTCCGATGATGGATTATTCAAAGGAACAAATTTCCGAGATTGAATTACTAGAAGAGCATTGTAAGCAATACGAACAGATTAACTTAAGGGTTGGCATTGAGCATCTTGCAAAAGATCACGCCTACCTATGCCACCATAATGAAAGGTTAATTGGTCTTCTCAGTTGGTATACTTCTGACGGAATCGAAGCGAATATTAACGGAATGGTACATCCTGACTATCGCCGCCAAGGGGTATTTCACGGCTTACTCTACCGCGCACAACAAGATATGTCGTCACAAAGTATACGCTCGCTGCGTTATCGGGTCGTTACAGGCTCCAGTTCCGGAGAGGGTTTTGTACAGCATATCGAAGCATCCCATAGTAGTTCTGAGTACTCTATGACGTTCTTGAAATCACCGGACAGGGAAGAACAGAGCCCTAGAATTATTCTGCGTCCTGAAGAAGCGACGGACTTTGAATTTGTGAGTATCTGCTTCTCCGCTGCTTTTAACGAAACTACGGAATGGACACAAGAATATCTCGCCCACACACAGGAGCTAAGCCGCGTCACCTATCTTGCTTTTAGAGATAACGTACCTGTAGGCCTAATTCGAACGAATGATTTAGGAAATGGTACGGCTGTTATACATGATTTTTGTGTACTTCCTTCCTTACAAGGGCAAGGCTTAGGACGGGCAATTCTAGTACATGCAGTAGATCTTCTGCTTTCGATTCCTTTTACACACATCCGCTTAGGCGTAGTCACAAATAATGAACATGCTCTAAATTTATATCTCAGCGTTGGCTTTGAAATCACAGCTGAATTTCATTATTACGTTGTCGGGATTAGATACACGAATAGAAGGGTGTCCCATTTTGGGCACCCTTCTTTTTTGCTTACGGCTATCTTCCACTTAATTCAATCTATGAACCCATATCAAAAACAGCTTACACAGGTCTATCGTAAATTGCTGTTCAGAATATATAATAGATACTATATGGAATAG
- a CDS encoding glycoside hydrolase family 88 protein yields the protein MMTLPYWQEIMSRLDTKVERMVEQIGNKCPHFAGEDGKFDDIGSDWWTTGFWPGILWIMHDMTGKDLYKDAAWHWDGTLEEWFIKPTVEMHHDVGFQFLPTAVIKNTITGDEDALRRGIEAANFLAARYNPVGKFIRAWNEDKYGWVIIDCMLNISLLFWASKVTGDPRYKHIAINHAETTMQYGIREDGSTKHILSFDAETGAYIENFGGQGYSPESSWSRGTAWGLYGFINTYRHTGDKRFLDTAKRIAHYFISALPEDHVPYWDFRLADDERMFRDSSAASIAASGLLELADVVPLGEKSLYANAAERILRSLSENYATWDQPEHEAILLHGTGSGTSFIDVSLIYGDYYYIEAIAKLNGWKHRIF from the coding sequence ATGATGACTTTACCTTATTGGCAGGAAATTATGAGCAGACTCGATACAAAAGTTGAGCGTATGGTAGAACAGATCGGTAACAAATGTCCACACTTTGCCGGGGAAGATGGCAAATTTGATGATATCGGCTCAGACTGGTGGACTACAGGCTTCTGGCCTGGCATCCTCTGGATCATGCATGATATGACCGGAAAAGATTTATACAAAGATGCCGCTTGGCATTGGGATGGTACTTTAGAGGAATGGTTCATTAAGCCGACGGTTGAGATGCATCACGATGTTGGATTTCAATTTCTTCCGACTGCGGTTATTAAAAATACAATCACTGGTGATGAGGATGCGCTTCGCAGAGGGATTGAAGCTGCGAACTTCCTCGCTGCTCGCTATAATCCTGTAGGCAAATTTATTCGTGCGTGGAATGAAGATAAATACGGCTGGGTGATCATCGATTGTATGCTGAACATCTCCCTCTTGTTCTGGGCCAGCAAAGTAACCGGAGATCCACGCTACAAACATATCGCGATTAATCATGCCGAAACGACTATGCAATACGGCATTCGTGAGGACGGATCCACCAAACACATTCTCTCTTTTGATGCAGAGACCGGAGCATATATTGAGAATTTTGGCGGTCAAGGTTACTCCCCTGAATCCTCTTGGAGCCGTGGAACGGCTTGGGGCTTGTATGGCTTCATCAATACTTACCGCCACACTGGTGATAAACGTTTCCTGGATACGGCTAAGCGGATCGCACATTACTTCATCTCGGCTTTACCTGAAGATCACGTACCTTACTGGGATTTCCGTCTAGCGGATGACGAGCGTATGTTCAGAGACAGCTCAGCGGCCTCTATCGCCGCTTCAGGTTTGCTTGAACTAGCAGATGTCGTACCATTAGGAGAAAAAAGTCTTTATGCTAATGCAGCAGAGCGGATTCTGCGTTCACTGTCCGAAAACTATGCGACTTGGGATCAGCCAGAGCATGAAGCGATTTTGCTACACGGGACTGGTAGTGGTACTTCCTTTATTGATGTATCGCTAATCTATGGGGATTACTATTACATTGAGGCAATCGCTAAATTGAATGGCTGGAAACATCGGATATTCTAG